TGCCTGCCTCCCTCAGGCCCCCTGGGGACCCAAACATTGAGTCCAGCAGGTTGGCCTTCCTTGGGCGGCCCCGGCCTCGCTTGCCAGTCAGGGGAGGGGCACTGGATGCCACATTGGGGAATGGGGAAGTCAGCAGTTGGGGGGATAGGGGTCCAGCCACCATGGGCAAGCGGTCCACCCCAGGTAACACAGGCAAGGAGGCTTGGCCTGCAATGGCTGCACCAGCCGCCCGAGCTGCCTCCTCCTCTGGCTGCATGCTGCCGGCGATGCCATTGCTGTTGGCTGCCAAGGCTGCCCCGTTGGTCATGTCCAAAGGGAAGCCCAAGTCCGAGGTCCCAGGGGGGCGAAAGAGCATTATATCGGCGCGCGCAGGGGGTACCAGGATCTGTACGTTGGACTGTTTGATGACTTCCTGGCAGATCTCGATAACCGACCTCATCAGCAGGAACTTGGCGGCCGTCATGAGTTCGGGAAAGCTCTCCAAGCGCACCACGATGCGGGAAGTGTAGGCGAAGTCCAGAATGTCCCCAAATACCTTGGAGCTGATGGTGTGCATCTCCAGCTCCCGGCTGCCCCCGGCCCCGCCGCCTGGTGCTGCCGTCGCGCCCCCTACATCAGCCGGACCCCCGTCCGCAGCTCCGCCGTCGCCCAACTGGGCGCTGAACACCGACTCAAAGTACTCGCTGCAGGCGGCCAGCACGGCGCGGTGCGCTGGGAAGCTCTCGTCGCCTACCCGCAAGAGCACGTCGCAGAAGCGCCCGCCGTTTTTGCGCTGCTGGTTCAGGTTGTGCAGCATCTCCGTGCTGTGTCTGCTCACCTGGTATGTGTAGCAGCCAGACGGGCCGCACGAAGCGTCGTTCACCCGCTCCATGGCCGCCGCCCCCTCCCACTAGCCCGGCCGCTGCACCTGCccgccccctcccttcccctcagcAGCGAGAAGCGGGGCGCAGCAGACGTGTCCACACTCCCCACACGTGCCGGCCCGAGGCTCTGTAGTCTCGCAGGTGCGCCGAGTGTACACGCCCCCAGCCCGGATCAGACTGTCTAGACTGCGGGGTGCACCACCCCCCACATAGCCAACCCCCGCCCTCGCTGGACTGCGCGCCACTCTCTCCTCTCCGCCCGCCCGCCTCCCCTTCCCGGTCTACCTTCCGGGGGGGTGCGCGAGCGAAGAGGTGCGCCCCTCCTGCAAACGCGCCTGCCACCTCCCCTCCCGCCCGCCAGGCGGCGCCGGCGCGCAGCCAAGAAGGGCACGCGCACgcggggaggagaaggaggggtcCGCCGCGCAGGCGCGCGCGCGCGCCGCGGCTTTTCCCGGGCCCGCTGGGGGCGCGCGCTGCGTCCCCTGCAAAGCGCGAGCCGGGGCGGGGGCGCCGGAGCGGAGGAAACAAAAGGcgaaggcggcggcggcggggcgcGCACGGGGGCGGTGGCGCGGGCCGGGTCCCGGAGCCTGgagggcggtggcggcggcggcggcggctggagcgggcgggcggcggcggcggcagagTAGGCCCTTCCCCAGGCCGGGAGAAGGCGGCGGCGGAGCGGCGGCTCTGCGGCCCCGGGCTCCGTGTGTTCGGAGCGGAGGAAAGATGGCAGCGGCTGCACTTCCTCTTGCACTTTCACCCCtggggggaggagaaggagggggcgATACCAACAACACCCCCCCTCTCGcttgcagaaaaaaaagaaacggcGAGCTCAGAGTGGGGGCCCCCGGCGCCCCCGGCCTTGCACGTGCGCGCCCGGATGCCTAGCCCGGGCCGCCTGGCGCTGCAAACTTTACACTTTCTTTGTGCCGAGCGCCCCCCCCCTCACCAAGCCGAGGATGCACGTCCCCCCTTCCCTATTTATACACCCCCCCCGCAGCTCCGCTCCCCCCGCTTCCTGCCCCCCCTCCCCATTCCCCAGATCCGCCAATGCTAGAGCAGCCTGAGCCCCCGTCCGGCCCCCGCCTCCCCACCCCGCCCGCGGGGCCGGGGGCTGCAGTCTCAGCCCCCCCGGACCAATGCAAACGAAGCGCCGAGCCAGCAAACCAGCTCCCACTGCCCCTCCCCTGCCCGCTGAGAGTGGCGGCTAGCAGGGTGGGGGGGCAGGAACTGAGGGGTGCGGATCCGGGCCCCCCAGCCTGCGAAGCGCACTCGCAGGTCGAGCGGGCGTCGTCCACCCTTCGGAGCCCCGCTTTCATGCGTGAAATCCCCAGAAGTCGCCTGCGACCGCCTCCCTGCTTCAAACACCAGAGAGGGCCCGGGGTCCTGGCCGGAGACAGGCCGAACCTCCGGAGCTGCTTCTGCACCCGGTACATTGATCGATCT
Above is a genomic segment from Pan troglodytes isolate AG18354 chromosome 23, NHGRI_mPanTro3-v2.0_pri, whole genome shotgun sequence containing:
- the PATZ1 gene encoding POZ-, AT hook-, and zinc finger-containing protein 1 isoform X3, coding for MERVNDASCGPSGCYTYQVSRHSTEMLHNLNQQRKNGGRFCDVLLRVGDESFPAHRAVLAACSEYFESVFSAQLGDGGAADGGPADVGGATAAPGGGAGGSRELEMHTISSKVFGDILDFAYTSRIVVRLESFPELMTAAKFLLMRSVIEICQEVIKQSNVQILVPPARADIMLFRPPGTSDLGFPLDMTNGAALAANSNGIAGSMQPEEEAARAAGAAIAGQASLPVLPGVDRLPMVAGPLSPQLLTSPFPNVASSAPPLTGKRGRGRPRKANLLDSMFGSPGGLREAGILPCGLCGKVFTDANRLRQHEAQHGVTSLQLGYIDLPPPRLGENGLPISEDPDGPRKRSRTRKQVACEICGKIFRDVYHLNRHKLSHSGEKPYSCPVCGLRFKRKDRMSYHVRSHDGSVGKPYICQSCGKGFSRPDHLNGHIKQVHTSERPHKCQTCNASFATRDRLRSHLACHEDKVPCQVCGKYLRAAYMADHLKKHSEGPSNFCSICNRGLQAPGAHPEWGSSVPLRQDLWQQRRPEMLTSGSD
- the PATZ1 gene encoding POZ-, AT hook-, and zinc finger-containing protein 1 isoform X4 codes for the protein MERVNDASCGPSGCYTYQVSRHSTEMLHNLNQQRKNGGRFCDVLLRVGDESFPAHRAVLAACSEYFESVFSAQLGDGGAADGGPADVGGATAAPGGGAGGSRELEMHTISSKVFGDILDFAYTSRIVVRLESFPELMTAAKFLLMRSVIEICQEVIKQSNVQILVPPARADIMLFRPPGTSDLGFPLDMTNGAALAANSNGIAGSMQPEEEAARAAGAAIAGQASLPVLPGVDRLPMVAGPLSPQLLTSPFPNVASSAPPLTGKRGRGRPRKANLLDSMFGSPGGLREAGILPCGLCGKVFTDANRLRQHEAQHGVTSLQLGYIDLPPPRLGENGLPISEDPDGPRKRSRTRKQVACEICGKIFRDVYHLNRHKLSHSGEKPYSCPVCGLRFKRKDRMSYHVRSHDGSVGKPYICQSCGKGFSRPDHLNGHIKQVHTSERPHKCQVWVGSSSGLPPLEPLPSDLPSWDFAQPALWRSSHSVPDTAFSLSLKKSFPALENLGPAHSSNTLFCPAPPGYLRQGWTTPEGSRAFTQWPVG